Proteins from a genomic interval of Choristoneura fumiferana chromosome 12, NRCan_CFum_1, whole genome shotgun sequence:
- the LOC141433192 gene encoding uncharacterized protein produces MLSAAVALACLCFARCSPAEPRGLRVYPHSVHTTKELNGVLSKIEERLQVLDTISAVQAKQARKLEVIQDKLDRVETTLSLRLERAQLAAERLEHRIHMLQTSVETAVKESAEKIERSQDKIVDIAKNLTSHLTSHRHLLEKVSGAYAETWRRGLVLESLMRDGLSLVNATRRELADGLRALARRQRDARLSSVDLEAAFSKRLNDNTYKIDLRMQEVMDAQKRFVDTCQRVQLDDPTHVADVLDKLIDSLINKTASTFQELQNIQVSMRSHDNRVMKLLSAGRSVQSDATCRRLEGVFRNTSHTTFKETELQQLTEKFIALTERADATLQRLEARVGDDSDTPAQASDVTSAADRLMLKLKGIKGEQESEEYWGSDDQDNDLFDDGEGINELNENKDLLIVTPEPDHHTLELSTRTPHRRHLHKHPYDRGPSWRKPPT; encoded by the exons ATGTTAAGCGCGGCGGTGGCGCTGGCGTGCCTGTGCTTTGCGCGCTGCTCGCCCGCGGAGCCCCGCGGCCTGCGCGTTTACCCGCACAGCGTGCACACCACCAAA GAACTCAACGGTGTCCTGAGTAAAATCGAAGAGCGGCTGCAAGTTTTGGACACCATAAGCGCCGTGCAGGCAAAGCAAGCGCGAAAGTTAGAAGTCATACAAGACAAACTCG ATCGCGTGGAGACCACACTGTCCTTGAGGTTGGAAAGAGCTCAGTTAGCGGCTGAGAGATTGGAGCACAGGATACATATGCTTCAAACTAGCGTTGAA ACCGCTGTTAAAGAAAGTGCAGAGAAGATAGAGCGCAGCCAAGATAAAATTGTTGACATTGCGAAGAACTTGACAAGTCATCTTACTTCTCACAGACATTTGCTTGAAAAG GTAAGCGGTGCGTATGCAGAGACGTGGCGGCGGGGTCTCGTGCTGGAGTCGCTGATGCGGGACGGGCTGTCCCTGGTGAACGCGACGCGGCGCGAGCTGGCCGACGGGCTGCGGGCCCTGGCGCGTCGGCAGCGCGACGCGAGGCTCTCCTCCGTCGACCTCGAGGCCGCTTTCTCCAAACGACTCAACGACAACACATACAAGATCGATTTGAGA ATGCAAGAAGTAATGGACGCACAAAAGCGTTTCGTGGACACATGCCAAAGAGTACAGCTAGACGATCCCACGCATGTTGCAGATGTGCTGGACAAATTGATTGATTCGCTGATAAATAA GACGGCATCGACGTTCCAAGAATTACAAAACATTCAAGTCAGCATGAGGAGTCATGACAACAGAGTTATGAAGTTGCTGAGCGCTGGGCGATCAGTACAG AGCGACGCGACGTGTCGTCGACTAGAGGGCGTCTTCCGAAACACCTCGCACACCACCTTCAAAGAGACTGAACTGCAGCAGCTGACTGAGAAATTCATAGCACTGACAGAACGCGCAGACGCGACGTTGCAACGCTTGGAAGCCAGAGTCGGCGACGACTCGGACACGCCCGCGCAAGCCTCCGACGTTACGTCAGCTGCTGATAGACTCATGCTGAAGCTCAAAGggattaa GGGAGAACAGGAGTCTGAAGAATACTGGGGGAGTGATGACCAAGACAATGACTTATTTGATGATGGAGAGGGAATCAATGAATTAAATGAGAACAAAGACCTCCTAATTGTCACTCCAGAGCCCGACCACCACACACTTGAGTTGAGCACCAGGACACCGCACCGAAGACATCTACACAAACATCCATATGACAGAGGTCCTAGCTGGAGGAAACCACCAACGTGa